One part of the Ziziphus jujuba cultivar Dongzao chromosome 2, ASM3175591v1 genome encodes these proteins:
- the LOC107417910 gene encoding peroxisomal 2,4-dienoyl-CoA reductase [(3E)-enoyl-CoA-producing]: protein MESPFKADIVKGKVALVTGGGSGIGLEISTQFGIHGASIAIMGRRKQVLDAAVSSLRSLGIQAVGFEGDVRKQEDAKRVVESTFQHFGRLDILVNAAAGNFLVSAEDLSPNGFRTVMDIDSVGTFTMCHEALKYLKKGAPGRGSSGGGLILSISATLHYTAAWYQIHVSAAKAAVDATTRNLALEWGTDYDIRVNGIAPGPIGDTPGMSKLAPDEINNNARDYIPLYKLGEKWDIAMAALYLASDAGKYVNGAILVVDGGLWLSRPRHMPKDAVRQLSRAVEKRSRDAPVGVPKSKL from the exons ATGGAGTCACCATTCAAGGCTGATATAGTGAAAGGCAAGGTGGCTCTGGTAACTGGAGGTGGGTCAGGAATTGGGCTTGAGATATCGACCCAGTTTGGCATACATGGAGCTTCAATTGCCATCATGGGTCGTCGAAAGCAAGTCCTTGATGCTGCTGTCTCCTCTCTTCGATCACTTGGAATTcag gCTGTTGGGTTTGAGGGGGATGTACGTAAACAGGAAGATGCAAAAAGAGTAGTGGAATCAACTTTTCAGCATTTTGGTAGGCTTGACATACTTGTAAATGCTGCAGCAGGAAATTTTCTTGTGTCTGCTGAAGATTTATCTCCTAATGGATTTCGAACAG TTATGGATATTGATTCTGTTGGTACATTCACAATGTGCCACGAGGCACTAAAGTATCTCAAGAAAGGAGCACCAGGAAGGGGCTCATCTGGTGGTGGATTAATATTGAGCATCAGTGCTACTTTACATTATACAGCTGCTTGGTATCAAATCCATGTCTCAGCAGCCAAG GCAGCTGTTGATGCCACTACAAGAAACTTGGCACTGGAATGGGGAACTGATTATGATATTAGGGTGAATGGAATTGCACCTGGCCCTATTGGTGATACACCTGGCATGAGTAAGCTCGCCCCTGATGAGATTAATAACAATGCTAGGGACTACATACCTTTATACAAGCTAGGGGAGAAATGGGATATCGCTATGGCTGCCCTCTACCTTGCTTCAGATGCAG GTAAATATGTGAACGGAGCTATTCTTGTTGTTGATGGAGGACTTTGGCTGAGTCGTCCTCGCCATATGCCAAAAGATGCGGTGAGGCAGCTTTCAAGAGCTGTCGAAAAGAGGTCTCGAGATGCACCAGTGGGGGTTCCAAAAAGCAAGCTATAA
- the LOC107417909 gene encoding DEAD-box ATP-dependent RNA helicase 36 gives MEQEEILVDQSFPLFKPSKNPKKPPKNPKPTTAAAAEEPATNCSNGEPHIEKSAANLSNDSTPTTFAELGLSDWAVETCKELGMRKPTAVQSHCIPKILEGRDVLGLAQTGSGKTAAFALPMLHRLAEDPYGVFALVVTPTRELAYQMAEQFRALGSCLHLRCTVIVGGMDMLTQAKSLMARPHVVIATPGRLKVLLEENPDIPHVFSKTKFLVLDEADRVLDVGFEEELRVVFQCLPKNRQTLLFSATMTSDLQTLLELSANKAYFYEAYEGFKTVDTLKQQFILTPENVKDVYLVYLLSKLEDMGIRSAIIFVSTCRDCHYLSLLLEELGYEAAALHSFKSQSLRLAAIHRFKSGKVPTLLATDVGSRGLDIPTVDLVINYNVPRFARDYVHRVGRTARAGRGGLAVSFVTQNDVELVHEIEAVLGKQLEEFECKENEVLSDSTKVWNARRVAKMTMMDDGFDEKVKERKQQKKKTLAAKGLLNKKIRKRKRGKKSVE, from the exons ATGGAACAAGAAGAAATCTTAGTAGACCAAAGCTTCCCTCTTTTCAAACCttcaaaaaaccctaaaaaacctcccaaaaatccTAAACCAACTACCGCCGCCGCGGCCGAAGAACCAGCCACTAACTGCTCCAACGGCGAACCACACATTGAAAAGTCGGCGGCGAACCTTAGCAATGATTCCACCCCAACCACATTTGCCGAGCTTGGGCTCTCGGATTGGGCCGTCGAGACTTGCAAGGAGCTGGGCATGCGAAAGCCAACGGCGGTTCAGTCCCACTGCATTCCGAAAATCCTCGAGGGCCGCGACGTGCTTGGTCTGGCCCAAACGGGTAGCGGAAAGACGGCGGCTTTCGCGTTGCCGATGCTGCACCGTTTGGCTGAGGACCCCTATGGTGTGTTTGCGTTGGTGGTGACGCCGACTCGAGAGCTCGCTTACCAGATGGCCGAGCAGTTTCGGGCACTGGGCTCGTGTTTGCACTTGCGGTGCACAGTTATCGTCGGAGGGATGGACATGTTGACCCAAGCGAAGAGCTTGATGGCCAGGCCTCACGTGGTGATTGCTACTCCAGGGAGGCTCAAGGTCTTGCTCGAAGAGAATCCTGATATTCCTCATGTTTTTTCCAAGACCAAG TTTCTAGTTTTGGATGAAGCAGATAGAGTTTTGGATGTGGGCTTTGAAGAGGAACTGAGGGTGGTGTTTCAGTGCTTGCCGAAGAATCGGCAAACCCTGTTGTTTTCTGCGACAATGACTAGTGACCTGCAAACGCTACTTGAACTTTCTGCTAATAAGGCCTACTTTTATGAGGCATATGAAGGATTTAAGACAGTTGACACTCTTAAGCAGCAGTTTATTTTGACACCCGAAAATGTAAAGGACGTTTATCTGGTGTACCTTTTATCTAAATTGGAAGATATGGGTATTCGCTCTGCCATCATATTTGTCTCAACCTGCAG AGACTGTCATTATTTAAGTTTATTACTGGAAGAGCTTGGTTATGAAGCTGCAGCATTGCATTCATTCAAATCTCAGTCTTTAAGGCTTGCTGCGATACACCGGTTCAAGTCTGGAAAGGTTCCTACATTGCTTGCTACTGATGTTGGCAGCCGTGGTTTGGACATTCCTACGGTTGATCTTGTCATCAATTATAATGTTCCAAG GTTTGCGAGAGATTATGTTCATCGTGTGGGGCGTACTGCAAGAGCAGGCAGAGGAGGGTTGGCTGTTAGCTTTGTTACTCAA AATGATGTAGAACTTGTTCATGAAATAGAAGCTGTTCTTGGGAAACAATTGGAAGAATTTGAATGTAAAGAGAATGAAGTCCTTTCAGATAGCACAAAG GTTTGGAATGCCAGAAGAGTAGCAAAAATGACAATGATGGATGATGGATTTGATGAGAAAGTAAAAGAACGAAAACAACAGAAAAAAAAGACGCTAGCAGCCAAAGGATTATTGAATAAAAAGATTAGAAAGaggaaaaggggaaaaaaatctgTTGAATGA
- the LOC107417913 gene encoding nuclear transcription factor Y subunit C-2: MDQSGQAQQQHQQPQPPVVGVVTGAQMTYAPPSYQTAPMVASGTPAVAVPSPTQPPTTFSNSPHQLAYQQAQHFHHQQQQQQQQQLQMFWANQMQEIEQTSDFKNHSLPLARIKKIMKADEDVRMISAEAPVIFAKACEMFILELTLRSWIHTEENKRRTLQKNDIAAAISRTDVFDFLVDIIPRDELKEEGLGVTKATIPVVGSPADIPYYYVPPQHPVGPTGMIMGKPVDQAAMYAAQQPRPPMAFVPWPQTQPQQQQQQQQQQQQQQTEQ, translated from the coding sequence ATGGATCAATCAGGACAAGCGCAGCAACAACATCAACAGCCACAGCCACCAGTGGTTGGTGTTGTGACAGGTGCACAAATGACATATGCTCCTCCTTCTTACCAAACAGCTCCCATGGTTGCTTCTGGTACTCCTGCTGTAGCGGTCCCTTCCCCAACACAACCACCAACAACTTTCTCAAATTCCCCACACCAGCTTGCATACCAGCAAGCCCAGCATTTCCACCATCAACAgcagcaacagcagcagcagcagcttcAGATGTTCTGGGCTAATCAAATGCAAGAAATCGAGCAGACAAGCGATTTCAAAAACCACAGCCTACCACTTGCTCGAATCAAGAAAATCATGAAGGCCGATGAGGATGTTAGAATGATCTCGGCCGAAGCTCCAGTCATATTTGCAAAGGCATGTGAAATGTTCATCTTGGAGTTGACACTGCGTTCTTGGATTCACACTGAAGAAAACAAAAGGAGGACACTACAGAAGAATGATATTGCTGCTGCCATTTCAAGGACCGATGTCTTTGATTTCTTGGTCGATATCATCCCAAGAGATGAACTGAAAGAGGAGGGACTTGGAGTCACTAAAGCTACAATTCCAGTGGTGGGTTCACCTGCTGATATTCCATATTACTACGTCCCACCACAGCATCCAGTTGGACCTACCGGAATGATCATGGGGAAACCAGTAGATCAAGCGGCTATGTATGCTGCCCAACAGCCTAGACCACCGATGGCATTCGTGCCGTGGCCACAAACCCAACCtcaacaacagcagcagcagcagcagcagcagcaacaacagcaAACAGAGCAGTGA
- the LOC107417908 gene encoding ATP-dependent zinc metalloprotease FTSH 12, chloroplastic has protein sequence MDLTVTYRPNPLLFSSAPLAKDAHTSILFKLPRKQRPKVSPHKPVFRVLASANANGSDGFSWSSLARSVQQGTVRFWSNFGESLKKDTGFDLEDANVKVGGFVGRVRERVEKSGVVLERFRSDAVPEFVSWNQWQRWKDVKSWDSKRIAALFLYIFFAILSSQRIYAAIRAPYLDRQRKELTEAYMEALIPEPSPTNIRKLKKSMWRKTTPKGLKMKKFIERPDGTLVHDSSYVGEDAWVDDQKLPQENVKQIVDSDVKLNAEEKEELKKELGISGKAQEGGGTWRERLQTWKEVLQKEKLAEQVDSQNAKYVVEFDMNEVEKSLRKDVVEKVAETQGTRALWIAKRWWLYRPQLPYSYFLEKLDCSEVAAVVFTEDLKRLYVTMKEGFPLEYVVDIPLDPYLFEIISSSGVEVDLLQKRQIHYFMKVVIALVPGLLILWLIRESVMLLHITSKRFLYKKYNQLFDMAYAENFILPVGDVGETKSMYKEVVLGGDVWDLLDELMIYMGNPMQYYERGVQFVRGVLLSGPPGTGKTLFARTLAKESGLPFVFASGAEFTDSEKSGAARINEMFSIARRNAPSFVFVDEIDAIAGRHARKDPRRRATFEALIAQLDGEKEKTGVDRFSLRQAVIFICATNRPDELDLEFVRPGRIDRRLYIGLPDAKQRVQIFGVHSAGKQLAEDVDFGKLVFRTVGFSGADIRNLVNEAAIMSVRKGHSKIYQQDVSDVLDKQLLEGMGVLLTEEEQQKCEESVSFEKKKLLAVHEAGHIVLAHLFPQYDWHAFSQLLPGGKETAISVFYPREDTVDQGYTTFGYMKMQMVVAHGGTCAERVVFGNDITDGGRDDLEKITKIAREMVISPQNPRLGLTALTKRIGLVDRPDNPDGELIRYRWDDPHVIPANMTPEVSELFTRELTRYIEETEELAMNGLMNNRHILDVISLKLLENSRITGLEVEEIMKGLSPVMFEDFVKPFQINLDEDGPLPHKDQLRYQPLDIYPAPLHRC, from the exons ATGGACCTTACAGTCACATACAGACCGAACccacttctcttctcttctGCTCCACTCGCCAAGGATGCTCATACTTCAATCCTCTTCAAGCTGCCCAGGAAACAAAGACCCAAAGTTTCCCCCCACAAACCAGTCTTTCGTGTTCTAGCTTCCGCAAATGCAAATGGGTCTGATGGGTTTTCTTGGTCGAGTCTGGCTCGCTCAGTTCAGCAAGGTACAGTGCGTTTCTGGTCCAATTTTGGGGAGTCGTTGAAGAAGGATACTGGGTTTGATTTGGAAGATGCCAATGTGAAGGTAGGTGGGTTTGTTGGAAGAGTTAGGGAAAGAGTGGAGAAGAGTGGGGTTGTGTTGGAACGGTTTAGGAGTGATGCGGTGCCCGAGTTTGTTAGCTGGAACCAGTGGCAACGTTGGAAG GATGTCAAGTCATGGGATTCTAAACGAATTGCAGCGCtatttctctatattttttttgccaTACTTTCTTCTCAAAGGATATATGCAGCAATTCGGGCTCCTTACCTAGATCGTCAAAGAAAAGAGTTAACTGAGGCTTATATGGAGGCATTGATTCCTGAGCCATCTCCTACTAATATTAGAAA GTTAAAGAAGAGTATGTGGAGGAAGACAACACCTAAAGGCCTGAAAATGAAGAAGTTTATTGAAAGGCCTGATGGAACACTTGTTCATGATAGTTCTTATGTGGGAGAGGATGCATGGGTTGATGATCAAAAGCTGCCTCAGGAAAATGTGAAACAAATTGTTGACAGTGATGTAAAATTAAATGCCGAGGAAAAGGAGGAACTTAAAAAAGAATTGGGGATTTCAG GTAAGGCTCAAGAAGGTGGAGGAACATGGCGTGAAAGACTTCAGACATGGAAGGAGGTCCTCCAAAAGGAAAAGTTAGCTGAGCAGGTAGATTCTCAGAATGCTAAGTATGTAGTTGAATTTGACATGAATGAGGTTGAAAAGAGTCTTCGCAAAGATGTGGTGGAAAAGGTGGCAGAGACACAGGGAACTAGGGCATTATGGATAGCGAAGAGATGGTGGCTCTATCGTCCTCAACTTCCCTACTCTTATTTTCTTGAAAAGCTTGATTGCTCTGAG GTTGCTGCTGTTGTCTTTACGGAGGACCTAAAAAGACTATATGTGACCATGAAAGAAGGTTTTCCACTAGAATATGTT GTTGATATTCCCCTTGATCCTTACTTGTTTGAGATTATTTCAAGTTCTGGAGTTGAAGTAGATCTTCTTCAGAAACGGCAGATCCATTACTTTATGAAAGTTGTAATTGCATTAGTGCCTGGACTACTGATTCTTTGGCTCATAAGGGAATCAGTGATGCTTCTGCACATAACGTCGAAGCGTTTTCTTTATAAGAAGTATAATCAACTTTTTGATATGGCGTATGCAGAAAATTTCATCCTG CCAGTTGGAGATGTTGGTGAAACTAAATCCATGTATAAGGAAGTAGTATTAGGTGGTGATGTTTGGGATCTTCTTGATGAGCTGATGATCTATATGGGAAATCCAATGCAGTACTATGAAAGAGGCGTGCAGTTTGTTCGG GGTGTTCTTCTTTCTGGACCTCCTGGAACTGGAAAAACACTATTTGCAAGGACACTTGCAAAGGAAAGTGGGTTGCCCTTTGTTTTTGCTTCTGGTGCTGAATTTACAGATAGTGAAAAAAGTGGTGCTGCAAGAATCAATGAGATGTTTTCTATTGCAAGAAGAAAC GCTCCTTCATTTGTATTTGTGGATGAAATTGATGCAATAGCTGGAAGGCATGCAAGAAAGGATCCTAGAAGGAGGGCAACATTTGAGGCTCTGATAGCACAGCTTGATGGGGA GAAGGAAAAAACTGGTGTAGATAGGTTCTCACTAAGACAAGCTGTGATATTCATATGTGCAACAAATAGACCAGACGAACTGGATTTGGAATTTGTTCGTCCTGGTCGGATTGACCGTCGTTTGTACATTGGTTTGCCTGATGCTAAACAAAGAGTGCAGATTTTTGGTGTTCACAGTGCAGGAAAGCAGCTTGCTGAAGATGTTGACTTTGGAAAA CTTGTCTTCCGCACAGTTGGCTTTTCTGGGGCAGACATTCGAAATCTTGTCAATGAAGCAGCAATCATGTCG GTGAGAAAAGGACATTCCAAGATCTACCAGCAAGATGTCAGTGATGTATTAGATAAACAGTTACTTGAGGGTATGGGAGTACTTCTCACTGAAGAAGAGCAACAAAAATGCGAAGAAAGT GTATCATTTGAAAAGAAGAAGCTGCTGGCTGTACATGAAGCTGGTCACATAGTATTAGCTCATTTGTTTCCTCAATATGATTGGCATGCTTTCTCTCAGCTCCTGCCTGGTGGCAAG GAAACTGCAATTTCTGTTTTTTATCCGCGAGAAGATACGGTAGACCAAGGTTATACTACCTTTGGCTACATGAAGATGCAAATGGTGGTAGCCCATGGTGGGACTTGCGCTGAGCGTGTTGTATTTGGAAATGATATAACTGATGGAGGAAGGGATGATCTAGAGAAAATAACAAAG ATTGCTAGAGAGATGGTAATCAGCCCTCAAAACCCAAGGCTGGGGCTTACTGCTTTAACAAAGAGAATTGGACTGGTGGATAGACCAGATAATCCAGATGGCGAGTTGATAAGATACAGA TGGGATGACCCTCATGTGATTCCTGCCAATATGACGCCTGAAGTGTCTGAGCTATTTACTCGAGAGTTGACAAGG TATATCGAAGAAACAGAAGAACTTGCGATGAATGGTTTGATGAACAATAGGCACATATTGGATGTGATTTCACTGAAACTATTGGAGAATTCTAGGATTACTGGATTG GAGGTCGAAGAGATAATGAAGGGACTTTCTCCTGTGATGTTTGAGGATTTTGTTAAGCCATTCCAGATAAACTTGGACGAG GATGGGCCATTGCCACATAAAGACCAGTTGCGGTATCAACCATTAGACATATATCCTGCACCACTCCACAGATGTTAA
- the LOC107417904 gene encoding GRAS family protein RAD1 codes for MESFNVGWLSFPSHESFNHDLAIRRFCPARVEQEQGGGGEWEEILNEIDELCLPSDTTGISPCLAASEVDEFVDSIINMDHYEKDDYINNSLAENQSNLDCFHDEMEMFSMENDVYGSDVLTMIEGDEMESAISGSAEDFGGAPDMVPRVAEVSHGVDQGLHLVHMLLACAEAVGCRDTQLADSLLSQIWASVNPWGDSLQRVSYCFAAGLKSRLSLLHNVKTNGTFTNGATDISLVTREEKMEAFQLLYQTTPYLAFGFMVANEAICQAAVGKDNLHIIDLGMEHTLQWPSLLRTLASRPKGPPKKLRITGLVDDHQSLLELESSMKSLVKEASSLGIQLEFNVLTEAVTPSLLTKENLNLREGEALVINGIMHLHKYVKESRGSLKAILQALKKLSPTLLTLVEQDANHNGPFFLGRFLESLHYYSAIFDSLEASLPRNSPQRMKIERLHFAEEIRNIVAFEGSNRIERHERADQWRRQLGRAGFQVMGLKCMSQARMMLSVYGCDGYTLGSEKGCLLLGWKARPIMLASAWQVNNVSSSSS; via the coding sequence ATGGAAAGCTTCAATGTCGGTTGGCTTTCCTTCCCCAGCCATGAGAGTTTCAACCATGATCTTGCCATTAGAAGATTTTGTCCTGCAAGAGTTGAGCAAGAacaaggaggaggaggagagtgGGAAGAGATACTGAATGAGATTGATGAACTCTGTTTACCTTCTGATACCACTGGTATCTCTCCTTGCTTGGCGGCTTCGGAGGTTGATGAATTTGTTGATAGCATTATTAATATGGATCACTACGAAAAGGACGACTACATCAACAACTCGCTAGCGGAGAACCAAAGTAATTTAGATTGCTTTCATGATGAGATGGAGATGTTTTCCATGGAAAATGATGTTTATGGATCAGATGTTCTGACGATGATAGAAGGCGATGAAATGGAGAGTGCTATAAGCGGTTCAGCTGAGGATTTTGGAGGTGCTCCTGATATGGTTCCTCGTGTTGCAGAGGTTAGCCATGGAGTGGACCAAGGGCTTCACTTGGTTCACATGCTCTTGGCTTGTGCGGAGGCTGTGGGATGCAGGGACACACAACTTGCAGATTCATTGCTCAGCCAAATTTGGGCTTCTGTTAATCCTTGGGGAGATTCATTGCAGAGAGTCTCATACTGCTTTGCTGCAGGATTAAAGTCAAGGCTTTCACTTCTTCACAATGTCAAAACAAATGGGACATTCACAAATGGTGCTACAGATATCTCTTTGGtcacaagagaagaaaaaatggaagctTTTCAACTCCTTTATCAGACAACTCCTTATCTTGCTTTCGGTTTTATGGTGGCAAATGAAGCTATATGTCAAGCAGCAGTTGGGAAGGACAATCTGCATATCATTGATCTGGGTATGGAGCACACTCTTCAATGGCCATCATTGTTAAGAACTCTTGCATCAAGGCCTAAAGGTCCCCCCAAAAAGCTCAGAATCACTGGATTAGTGGACGATCATCAAAGTCTCTTAGAGCTCGAATCAAGCATGAAATCGCTTGTAAAAGAAGCAAGCTCACTAGGCATACAACTAGAGTTCAACGTGTTAACAGAGGCAGTAACACCATCTCTTTTAACAAAAGAGAATCTAAACTTGAGAGAAGGGGAAGCATTAGTCATCAATGGTATTATGCATTTGCACAAGTATGTAAAAGAGAGTAGAGGGTCTCTGAAAGCAATACTCCAAGCACTAAAGAAACTATCCCCAACTCTGCTTACACTGGTAGAACAAGATGCAAATCATAATGGGCCATTTTTTCTTGGGAGATTTCTCGAATCCCTTCACTATTATTCAGCCATTTTCGATTCCTTAGAAGCTAGTCTTCCAAGGAATAGCCCACAGAGGATGAAAATAGAAAGACTTCACTTTGCAGAGGAAATCAGGAACATTGTGGCTTTTGAAGGATCAAATAGGATTGAGAGGCATGAAAGAGCAGATCAATGGAGGAGGCAATTGGGTCGTGCTGGTTTTCAAGTGATGGGTTTGAAGTGTATGAGCCAAGCTAGAATGATGCTGTCAGTATATGGCTGTGATGGATATACTTTGGGTAGTGAAAAAGGTTGCTTGCTTCTTGGATGGAAAGCAAGGCCAATAATGCTGGCTTCTGCATGGCAAGTGAACAacgtttcttcttcttcctcctaa